The following are from one region of the Primulina eburnea isolate SZY01 chromosome 17, ASM2296580v1, whole genome shotgun sequence genome:
- the LOC140818501 gene encoding uncharacterized protein isoform X4 → MPRSFSLREGAQLPSKGIDSYMFPSKRKSIKNWFAPEKVKDVGKAISKWFIYNAIPFHAADSGPYYQAMINTIADVGPGVQGPSGRQIGGVFLEEEVEDITAYLNTLKSKWPKYGCTIMCDGWSTRNKHPIINFMIYCDRNMIFHSSVDCTNQRKTADFILSLLNKVIDEIGEENIVHVVTDSESANKAAGQKLMIERPHMFWSPCAAHCIDLMLEDIGKMTKVKRCIDKAKQITSFIYNSDKVVNLMKIYTNDRELLRPGITRFATEFISLESLVRYSQDLKRLCTSIEWQEYNNTSKRRKDAEKITAIILDAKFWKSARGICAAMEPLVKVLKLVDQDNKPTLSIIYEAMDRAKLCIQQSVKDWKLYWDVIDERWYNQLHQHLHAAGKMRLYLHKINSLLWLLSYILKILCVLAYFLNPMLQYSGTCVYTDEVRRGLKTVIKRLEPDLNAQASMINEIKLFTEQIGEFGSPLAKMAVKKSLPAEWWNEYGEEAPHLRKIAIKVLSQTCSSSGCERNWSTWSLIHTKLRNRLAMKKLHKLVYVHYNMRLRVRNLMHKSGDDDYYSPIDLDHIFSDDDILNEWTRDNEPSVLQDDDLEWLDQGHEISNAQERNKTLAGQSYSKNKNNEGSSRLSKSKGIILSESDETEDDDKSDDSNDSGDGNNRESDKNQERQDDQHDTGMSWAQGKENYYATQDTDHGYRPGIEEQRRFLASLSSAGDDEYFSGSSHSYMAVEEHIKNLGLGGHHQFKFEGYSNSPRNRYRNPQSPAATGIRHDDHRYTSSSEASNSLGYQEFGGYHRRDETLLNPHSLHHVHSVSNPLFNEYPRGQFNTGLYQQPYGGDQFSQLNPDEEYTDDFVPPRHSSWDIGKQSKSIDVR, encoded by the exons ATGCCTCGTAGTTTTAGCTTAAGAGAGGGAGCTCAACTACCATCGAAAGGGATTGATTCTTACATGTTTCCATCAAAACGAAAGAGTATAAAAAATTGGTTTGCTCCTGAAAAAGTCAAAGATGTTGGGAAGGCTATTTCAAAATGGTTTATATACAATGCAATTCCATTTCATGCAGCAGATAGTGGTCCATACTACCAAGCAATGATTAATACCATCGCCGATGTTGGACCTGGAGTACAAGGTCCTTCTGGACGTCAAATAGGTGGTGTTTTCTTGGAAGAGGAGGTGGAAGATATTACTGCATATTTAAATACATTAAAATCGAAATGGCCAAAATATGGATGTACAATAATGTGTGATGGTTGGAGCACACGCAATAAACATCCTATCattaattttatgatatattgtgATCGCAACATGATATTTCATAGTTCAGTGGATTGCacaaaccaaagaaagacaGCCGATTTTATATTATCTCTTTTGAATAAAGTTATTGACGAGATTGGAGAGGAAAACATTGTTCATGTGGTTACAGATAGTGAAAGTGCAAATAAGGCTGCTGGACAGAAATTAATGATTGAAAGACCTCACATGTTTTGGTCACCTTGTGCTGCACACTGCATTGATCTCATGCTTGAAGATATTGGTAAGATGACAAAGGTAAAGAGGTGCATTGATAAAGCAAAGCAAATAACAAGTTTTATATACAATAGTGACAAAGTTGTGAACTTAATGAAAATCTATACAAATGACCGTGAATTGTTGAGACCTGGAATCACTCGCTTTGCTACAGAATTTATCTCTTTAGAAAGTCTCGTCCGATATTCTCAAGATTTGAAGAGATTGTGCACTTCAATTGAGTGGCAAGAGTACAACAATACAAGCAAGAGACGAAAGGATGCCGAAAAAATTACAGCGATAATTTTGGATGCAAAATTTTGGAAGTCGGCTCGTGGCATATGCGCAGCAATGGAACCTCTCGTAAAAGTTTTGAAGTTGGTTGACCAAGACAATAAGCCAACTCTGTCAATTATATATGAAGCAATGGATAGAGCTAAATTAtgtatacaacaaagtgtaaaAGACTGGAAACTGTATTGGGATGTGATTGATGAGCGTTGGTATAATCAATTACACCAACATCTACATGCTGCAGGTAAAATGAGATTATATTTACATAAAATAAATTCATTGTTGTGGTTATTgtcatatattttaaaaattttgtgtgTTTTAGCATATTTTCTCAATCCAATGCTCCAATATTCTGGAACTTGTGTTTATACGGATGAAGTAAGACGAGGATTGAAGACAGTAATCAAGAGACTAGAACCTGATTTAAATGCACAAGCTTCAATGATTAATGAG ATTAAATTGTTCACGGAACAAATTGGAGAGTTTGGATCCCCACTTGCAAAAATGGCAGTTAAAAAAAGTCTTCCAG CTGAATGGTGGAATGAGTATGGTGAAGAAGCTCCCCACTTGAGAAAAATTGCAATTAAAGTCCTTAGCCAAACATGTTCATCTTCTGGTTGTGAAAGAAATTGGAGTACATGGTCTTTAATACATACTAAGCTTCGCAACCGTTTGGCAATGAAAAAGTTGCATAAATTAGTATATGTCCATTACAATATGCGATTAAGAGTACGAAATTTGATGCATAAAAGTGGAGATGATGATTACTACAGTCCTATAGATCTTGATCACATATTCTCAGatgatgatattttaaatgaatgGACAAGAGATAATGAACCCTCTGTTTTGCAAGACGATGACTTAGAATGGTTAGATCAAGGCCATGAAATTTCAAATGCCCAAGAGCGCAATAAGACACTTGCTGGTCAAAGTTACTCTAAGAACAAAAACAATGAGGGTAGCTCAAGATTATCAAAAAGCAAAGGAATCAtattgagtgaaagtgatgaaacTGAAGATGACGACAAAAGTGACGACAGTAATGATAGTGGTGATGGGAACAATCGAGAAAGTGACAAAAATCAAGAACGTCAAGATGATCAACATGATACTGGCATGTCATGGGCACAGGGGAAAGAGAATTATTATGCCACACAGGACACTGATCATGGGTATCGCCCTGGGATAGAGGAACAACGTCGTTTTTTAGCAAGTTTGTCGAGTGCTGGAGATGATGAATATTTTAGTGGATCTTCACATTCATATATGGCTGTCGAAGAGCATATAAAAAATCTTGGCTTGGGGGGACACCATCAATTTAAATTTGAAGGGTATTCTAATAGTCCACGAAATAGATATCGTAACCCTCAATCACCCGCAGCAACTGGTATTAGACATGATGACCATAGATACACATCTTCAAGTGAGGCTAGTAATTCTTTGGGATATCAAGAATTTGGAGGCTACCATCGTCGTGACGAAACCTTATTAAATCCACATTCATTACACCATGTCCATTCCGTTTCAAATCCCCTATTCAATGAATATCCACGTGGGCAATTTAACACTGGTTTATATCAACAACCATATGGTGGAGATCAATTTTCTCAACTGAATCCCGATGAAGAGTACACTGATGATTTCGTTCCTCCGCGCCATTCCTCATG GGATATTGGAAAGCAAAGCAAATCGATTGATGTAAGATGA